The following are from one region of the Dreissena polymorpha isolate Duluth1 chromosome 2, UMN_Dpol_1.0, whole genome shotgun sequence genome:
- the LOC127867790 gene encoding uncharacterized protein LOC127867790 isoform X1: protein MAILLALAYIYLGIAGLIAAAPTSTPVSRCTSPTVDNGLVQCRSNKQELLCVIVCEKGYAFETGAREIQKSCDNTTGIWSPSAGFPDCVPGMCMGRLLTLVNDSDLSASSRFLGSRTLQTGPDRARLDAQVEASGLHVYAGGWKANLDSLDQYVQVEFNATMRVRGVVTQGRAVLDGDPANEYVTQYRLLYSDDGKAWRPYSSLKVSDQFLSGNHDRDTPYVNMLDCPFDARFVRINPLAWHEHIALRFDLLGCESDGFAPACVTPTTRTTLLTTTVTLDPNIVNKDPTTTSILTSTTVQRPNMCTALPPSSHGIMHCEQQTGSLVCVATCDEHYKFESNDLVIKRVCNQATGVWLGGPGIPKCIYNSAPTPLPPTNNYTNGCVTLKNECRQAGNGDFQACGGCHFFASCSEGYLYIRACPEQLLFDAISGVCDYHSRSCPNH, encoded by the exons ATGGCGATTCTTTTAGCGCTGGCTTACATTTACttag GAATAGCCGGTTTAATTGCAG CAGCCCCGACTTCAACTCCCGTTAGTCGATGTACAAGTCCAACTGTAGATAATGGACTCGTCCAGTGTAGAAGCAATAAACAAGAATT ATTATGCGTGATCGTGTGCGAGAAAGGATACGCGTTCGAGACGGGAGCGCGCGAGATCCAAAAGTCCTGTGACAACACAACCGGAATTTGGTCCCCCAGTGCGGGCTTCCCAGATTGTGTCC CTGGGATGTGTATGGGCCGCCTCCTTACCCTGGTGAACGATAGCGATCTGAGCGCATCCTCTCGATTCCTGGGATCTCGAACTCTGCAGACCGGACCGGACAGGGCGCGCCTGGACGCTCAGGTGGAGGCTTCCGGTTTGCACGTGTACGCAGGGGGCTGGAAGGCGAACTTAGACTCCCTCGACCAATACGTTCAA GTTGAGTTCAACGCGACGATGCGCGTGCGCGGAGTGGTAACGCAGGGCCGGGCGGTACTGGACGGCGACCCGGCGAACGAGTACGTCACTCAGTACCGACTGCTCTACAGTGATGACGGCAAGGCGTGGCGGCCGTACAGCTCCCTCAAAGTCAGCGATCAG TTTCTTTCCGGCAATCATGACCGCGACACTCCGTATGTGAACATGCTCGACTGCCCCTTCGACGCCCGCTTCGTTCGCATCAACCCGCTGGCTTGGCACGAACACATTGCGCTCAGGTTCGATCTGCTGGGGTGCGAATCCGACGGCTTCGCTCCTGCAT GTGTCACACCGACGACAAGGACCACGTTGTTGACAACTACTGTGACATTAGACCCTAACATCGTTAACAAGGACCCAACCACCA CCAGTATCCTCACCAGCACAACGGTACAGCGCCCTAATATGTGCACTGCCCTACCCCCGTCCTCACACGGCATCATGCACTGCGAACAGCAGACCGGCTCTCT aGTTTGCGTTGCGACATGCGATGAACACTACAAGTTCGAAAGCAACGACCTTGTGATAAAGCGCGTGTGCAACCAGGCAACGGGCGTCTGGCTTGGAGGTCCAGGCATCCCAAAGTGTATTT ACAACAGCGCCCCTACACCTCTTCCTCCGACCAACAACTATACCA ATGGTTGCGTAACACTGAAAAATGAATGTCGTCAAGCCGGAAATGGAGATTTTCAAGCTTGTGGGGGCTGCCATTTTTTTGCCTCGTGTTCGGAAGGTTATTTATATATACGCGCATGCCCAGAACAACTACTGTTTGACGCGATTTCTGGTGTGTGTGACTACCATTCAAGATCGTGTCCTAACCATTAG
- the LOC127867790 gene encoding uncharacterized protein LOC127867790 isoform X2 produces MAILLALAYIYLGIAGLIAAPTSTPVSRCTSPTVDNGLVQCRSNKQELLCVIVCEKGYAFETGAREIQKSCDNTTGIWSPSAGFPDCVPGMCMGRLLTLVNDSDLSASSRFLGSRTLQTGPDRARLDAQVEASGLHVYAGGWKANLDSLDQYVQVEFNATMRVRGVVTQGRAVLDGDPANEYVTQYRLLYSDDGKAWRPYSSLKVSDQFLSGNHDRDTPYVNMLDCPFDARFVRINPLAWHEHIALRFDLLGCESDGFAPACVTPTTRTTLLTTTVTLDPNIVNKDPTTTSILTSTTVQRPNMCTALPPSSHGIMHCEQQTGSLVCVATCDEHYKFESNDLVIKRVCNQATGVWLGGPGIPKCIYNSAPTPLPPTNNYTNGCVTLKNECRQAGNGDFQACGGCHFFASCSEGYLYIRACPEQLLFDAISGVCDYHSRSCPNH; encoded by the exons ATGGCGATTCTTTTAGCGCTGGCTTACATTTACttag GAATAGCCGGTTTAATTGCAG CCCCGACTTCAACTCCCGTTAGTCGATGTACAAGTCCAACTGTAGATAATGGACTCGTCCAGTGTAGAAGCAATAAACAAGAATT ATTATGCGTGATCGTGTGCGAGAAAGGATACGCGTTCGAGACGGGAGCGCGCGAGATCCAAAAGTCCTGTGACAACACAACCGGAATTTGGTCCCCCAGTGCGGGCTTCCCAGATTGTGTCC CTGGGATGTGTATGGGCCGCCTCCTTACCCTGGTGAACGATAGCGATCTGAGCGCATCCTCTCGATTCCTGGGATCTCGAACTCTGCAGACCGGACCGGACAGGGCGCGCCTGGACGCTCAGGTGGAGGCTTCCGGTTTGCACGTGTACGCAGGGGGCTGGAAGGCGAACTTAGACTCCCTCGACCAATACGTTCAA GTTGAGTTCAACGCGACGATGCGCGTGCGCGGAGTGGTAACGCAGGGCCGGGCGGTACTGGACGGCGACCCGGCGAACGAGTACGTCACTCAGTACCGACTGCTCTACAGTGATGACGGCAAGGCGTGGCGGCCGTACAGCTCCCTCAAAGTCAGCGATCAG TTTCTTTCCGGCAATCATGACCGCGACACTCCGTATGTGAACATGCTCGACTGCCCCTTCGACGCCCGCTTCGTTCGCATCAACCCGCTGGCTTGGCACGAACACATTGCGCTCAGGTTCGATCTGCTGGGGTGCGAATCCGACGGCTTCGCTCCTGCAT GTGTCACACCGACGACAAGGACCACGTTGTTGACAACTACTGTGACATTAGACCCTAACATCGTTAACAAGGACCCAACCACCA CCAGTATCCTCACCAGCACAACGGTACAGCGCCCTAATATGTGCACTGCCCTACCCCCGTCCTCACACGGCATCATGCACTGCGAACAGCAGACCGGCTCTCT aGTTTGCGTTGCGACATGCGATGAACACTACAAGTTCGAAAGCAACGACCTTGTGATAAAGCGCGTGTGCAACCAGGCAACGGGCGTCTGGCTTGGAGGTCCAGGCATCCCAAAGTGTATTT ACAACAGCGCCCCTACACCTCTTCCTCCGACCAACAACTATACCA ATGGTTGCGTAACACTGAAAAATGAATGTCGTCAAGCCGGAAATGGAGATTTTCAAGCTTGTGGGGGCTGCCATTTTTTTGCCTCGTGTTCGGAAGGTTATTTATATATACGCGCATGCCCAGAACAACTACTGTTTGACGCGATTTCTGGTGTGTGTGACTACCATTCAAGATCGTGTCCTAACCATTAG